One Thermoplasmata archaeon genomic window, GGCATCGTTATCCTGCTGGTCGTTCTTGCCGCTGTCTTTGTGGCGGTCTCGAGGAGGCGCAGGAGGGCTGGCGAGGAGGCGGGCGCGGCCGGGGCCGGTGCCGCGGGAGCCGCTGCGGCCGCTGCAGGGATTGCGGCGGCTGCGGGCGCCGCTGCGGGGGCCGGTGCAGCTGTGGCAGCCGCGAGGCCTTCTGAAAGGGATGAGGTCCTTGAAGACGCGAAGAAGCTCGTCGCTGAGGTCGAGGACGCGCTTGCGGAGCATCTCGAGAGGCATCCAGAGGGTGCAGCGCAGGTCTCGGCCGCAATGGAGAAGCTCGAGCTTGCGCGCGATTTCATAAAGGAGGGGGATGGAGAGGCTGCGCTCCAGTTTGCGATAGAGGCAAGGGCTGCCCTGGGCGTCTCGAGGGCCGCACCCCCCATGGCTGAAAAAAGGCCTGTGGAGCAGCCCGGCGGCCTGAAGTGCCCCTCGTGCGGGGAAGCTCTGGAGCCAGAGTGGCCCATGTGCCCAGCGTGCGGGCATGGGACGCGATGACGAGCTCCCGGCCCATCCAGTCTCCCGGGAACCATT contains:
- a CDS encoding zinc ribbon domain-containing protein; the protein is GIVILLVVLAAVFVAVSRRRRRAGEEAGAAGAGAAGAAAAAAGIAAAAGAAAGAGAAVAAARPSERDEVLEDAKKLVAEVEDALAEHLERHPEGAAQVSAAMEKLELARDFIKEGDGEAALQFAIEARAALGVSRAAPPMAEKRPVEQPGGLKCPSCGEALEPEWPMCPACGHGTR